One window from the genome of Emys orbicularis isolate rEmyOrb1 chromosome 10, rEmyOrb1.hap1, whole genome shotgun sequence encodes:
- the LOC135885120 gene encoding noggin-2-like, whose protein sequence is MKGPQTLLLWAGWLLLQHGSGQPYLRLRPSPSDNLPVKDILEHPDPEYDPKEQDLDERTLRKKLGSSFDPAFMSVAAPAPGNLSSPAPPPRLRGSAPLPGELKKLELGESPSGPRMKLGKKARRKFLQWLWAYTHCPVRYTWKDLGVRFWPRYIKEGSCFAEKSCSFPEGMYCKPAKSVPKTFLRWYCQGWSRQKYCTWIPVQYPLISECKCSC, encoded by the coding sequence ATGAAGGGGCCGCAGACTCTCCTGCTCTGGGccggctggctgctgctgcagcacggCTCCGGCCAGCCCTACCTCCGCCTCCGGCCCTCCCCGAGCGATAACCTGCCCGTCAAGGACATCCTGGAACACCCGGACCCCGAGTACGACCCCAAGGAGCAGGACCTGGACGAGCGGACGCTGAGAAAGAAGCTGGGCAGCAGCTTCGACCCCGCGTTCATGTCGGTGGCCGCCCCGGCGCCGGGGAATCTTTCCAGCCCCGCGCCCCCGCCCAGGCTCAGGGGCTCGGCGCCGCTGCCCGGCGAGCTgaagaagctggagctgggcgAGAGCCCCTCGGGGCCCCGCATGAAGCTGGGCAAGAAGGCCCGGAGGAAGTTCCTGCAGTGGCTGTGGGCCTACACCCACTGCCCCGTGCGCTACACCTGGAAGGACCTGGGCGTCCGCTTCTGGCCGCGCTACATCAAGGAGGGCAGCTGCTTCGCCGAGAAGTCATGCTCCTTCCCCGAGGGCATGTACTGCAAGCCGGCCAAGTCGGTGCCCAAGACCTTTCTGCGCTGGTACTGCCAAGGCTGGTCCAGGCAGAAGTACTGCACCTGGATCCCGGTCCAGTACCCGCTGATCTCGGAGTGCAAGTGCTCCTGCTAA